A single genomic interval of Methyloceanibacter caenitepidi harbors:
- the coaD gene encoding pantetheine-phosphate adenylyltransferase: protein MRIGLYPGSFDPVTMGHVDIVRRAARLIDRMVIAIGAHHSKGPFFTEEERVALASESLSPVAGDLGIELEVMVYDGLTVEAARSVGATVVFRGLRDAGDFDYEMQMAGMNAALAPEIETVFLAASPGTRHIAASLVRQIAAMGGDVSPFVPEPVNLALARKLAP, encoded by the coding sequence ATGCGCATCGGTCTTTATCCCGGGAGTTTCGATCCCGTCACCATGGGGCACGTGGATATCGTCCGCCGCGCGGCGCGGCTCATCGACCGGATGGTGATCGCCATCGGCGCGCATCACAGCAAGGGGCCCTTTTTCACGGAAGAGGAACGCGTGGCGCTTGCCAGCGAGTCTCTCAGCCCGGTCGCCGGCGACCTTGGCATCGAGCTCGAAGTCATGGTCTATGACGGCCTGACGGTGGAGGCGGCCAGAAGCGTCGGTGCCACCGTTGTGTTTCGCGGTCTGCGCGATGCGGGCGACTTCGACTATGAAATGCAGATGGCGGGGATGAATGCGGCCCTTGCGCCGGAGATCGAAACCGTCTTCCTTGCCGCATCGCCGGGGACACGCCATATCGCGGCCAGTCTCGTCCGTCAGATTGCCGCAATGGGCGGCGATGTCTCACCTTTCGTACCGGAGCCGGTCAATTTGGCCCTAGCGCGCAAGCTTGCACCCTAA
- a CDS encoding OmpW/AlkL family protein: protein MKKILSTLAAGLALAVSFSAAPHQAMAGDNHGDIMIRGVVTGVLPDTDATVKLNGSRIPGAGADVSDEVIPAMTISYFFTDNIAVELFCCFAKHSIDATGSIAALGEIGDTWIFPPALTAQYHFNPDGTFKPYVGVGMQYIAFFDEDSKLGPGTSLGIDDGLGFTLQAGLDVAVGNGWYLNADVKKTWLNTNARWGGTGVTADVDLDPLIVSAGFGYRFNLSDILGGHGSTTAYQDLK, encoded by the coding sequence ATGAAGAAGATCCTGAGCACGCTGGCGGCTGGTCTCGCCCTTGCTGTGTCGTTCAGCGCCGCGCCGCATCAGGCAATGGCCGGCGACAATCACGGCGACATCATGATCCGCGGTGTGGTGACCGGCGTGCTGCCGGATACGGATGCCACCGTGAAATTGAATGGCTCGCGCATCCCGGGTGCGGGCGCCGACGTGAGCGACGAAGTCATCCCGGCGATGACCATTTCCTACTTCTTCACCGACAACATCGCCGTCGAGCTGTTCTGCTGCTTCGCGAAGCACAGCATTGACGCGACCGGCAGCATCGCCGCGCTGGGTGAGATCGGTGACACCTGGATCTTTCCGCCGGCCCTCACGGCTCAGTACCACTTCAACCCCGACGGCACCTTCAAGCCGTATGTCGGCGTTGGTATGCAGTACATCGCCTTCTTCGACGAGGACAGCAAGCTTGGCCCCGGCACCAGCCTCGGCATCGACGATGGCCTCGGTTTCACGCTTCAGGCCGGTCTGGACGTCGCCGTCGGAAACGGCTGGTACCTCAACGCCGATGTCAAAAAGACCTGGCTCAACACGAACGCCCGGTGGGGCGGCACGGGCGTCACGGCCGATGTCGACCTCGATCCGCTGATCGTTTCCGCCGGTTTCGGCTACCGCTTCAATCTGAGCGATATCCTGGGCGGCCACGGCAGCACGACCGCCTACCAAGACCTGAAATAG